The Streptomyces sp. NBC_00459 DNA segment ACGCGGGTGTCCCGAAGTGGGACGCGGACAACAACGTCGGTCTGATGATGATGCAGTGGGGTGCCGACTGGCCGGCCGGCTTCGGCTTCCTCCAGCAGATCCTGAACGGATCCGCCATCGGGGCCTCGGGCAACACCAACCTCTCGCAGTTCGACGACAAGAGCGTCAACGACCTGCTGGACAAGGCGATCGGCACCGAGGACAAGGCCACGCGTGAGGGCATGTACGCCGAGATCGACAAGAAGACGATGGACGCGGCCGCGCTTGTCCCGCTGACCTACTTCAAGGTCCTGCTGTACCGCCCGGCCAACTTCACCAACCTGGTGTCGACGGCGGCCTTCAGCGGTCAGTACGACTACCTCAACATCGGCACCACGAAGAAGTAGCAGCCCCGGAAGGCAGGTGAAGGCATTGGTGCCCGCGGGCTTCGCAGCCCGCGGGCACCAGGCCGATCCCCGTGATCTCGTACATCCTCCGTCGGACGTTCGCGGCAGTGATCCTGCTGCTGGTCGTCACCGCGGTGACCTTCGCCATCTTCTTCCTGCTGCCACGGCTCGCCGGCCAGACCGCCGACCAGCTGGCCCAGCAGTACATCGGGAAGAGCCCGTCGGCGGCGGACATCGCTGCGGTCAAGAGCAACCTCGGTCTGGACGACCCCCTCTATCTCCAGTACTGGCACTTCATCAAGGGGATCGTGTCCGGTGCCACCTATGACCTGGGGCCCACCACGACGCATTGCAACGCGCCGTGCTTCGGCTACTCCTTCAAGACCCACGTCGAGGTCTGGCCGCAGCTCACCTCCCGCCTTCCGGTGACGATCTCGCTCGCCGCGGGCGCGGCCGTGATGTGGCTGGTGTCCGGTGTGGCGATCGGTGTGATCTCCGCGCTGAAGCCGGGTTCGGTCTTCGACCGGTCCTTCATGGGAGTCGCCCTCGCCGGTGTCTCGCTGCCCATGTTCTTCACGGGCAACCTGGCACTGCTGCTCTTCACCTACCAGTGGCCGATCTTCGGCCGCACCTATGTGCCGTTCACCGAGAACCCGGCGCAGTGGGCCAACACGCTGTTCCCGGCGTGGTGTTCGCTCGCCCTTCTCTACTCCGCCATCTACGCGCGGCTCACCCGCTCCGGGATGCTGGAGACGATGAACGAGGACTTCATCCGCACGGCCCGTGCCAAGGGTCTGCGGGAGCGCAAGGTCGTCGTCCGGCACGGTCTGCGGGCCGCGCTGACGCCGATCATCACCGTGTTCGGCATGGACCTGGGCCTGCTGCTCGGCGGCGCCCTGATCACCGAGACGGTGTTCTCGCTGCACGGTGTCGGCGAGTACGCGGTGCAGGGCATCAAGGACAACGACCTGCCGCCGATCCTCGGAGTCACCCTGCTCGCGGCCCTCTTCGTCGTTGTCGCAAATCTTCTGGTGGACCTGCTCTACGCGGCCGCCGACCCGCGGGTGAGGCTCTCGTGACCGAACTGACTCCTTTGTCCGCGAACGGCACCGCGGTGGGCGAGCCCTCGCCCTCGAACGCGCCCAGTGCCTTCCTCGAGGTCCGCGACCTCAAGGTCCACTTCCCGACCGACGACGGCCTGGTCAAGTCCGTCGACGGGCTCAGCTTCCAGCTGGAGAAGGGCAAGACCCTCTCCATCGTGGGCGAGTCCGGCTCCGGCAAGTCCGTCACCTCGCTGGCCATCATGGGCCTGCACCGGCTCGGCGCACGCGGCAAGAACGTGCGGATGAGCGGGGAGATCTGGCTCGACGGCAAGGAACTCGTCGGTGCCGACCCCGACGAGGTGCGCAAGCTGCGGGGCCGCGAGATGGCGATGATCTTCCAGGATCCGCTGTCCGCGATGCACCCGTACTACACGATCGGCAACCAGATCGTGGAGGCGTACCGCGTCCACCACGACGTCAGCAAGAAGGTCGCCCGCACCCGCGCGATCGAGATGCTCGACCGGGTCGGCATCCCCGAGCCCGCCAAGCGTGTCGACGGCTACCCGCACGAGTTCTCCGGCGGTATGCGCCAGCGCGCGATGATCGCGATGGCGCTGGTCAACAACCCCGAGCTGCTCATCGCGGACGAGCCGACGACCGCCCTCGACGTGACCGTCCAGGCGCAGATCCTCGACCTGATCCGCGATCTCCAGAAGGAGTTCGGCTCCGCGGTCGTCCTCATCACGCACGACCTCGGTGTGGTCGCCGAGATCGCCGACGAGGTGCTGGTGATGTACGGCGGCCGGTGCGTGGAGCGCGGTCCGGTCGACGAGATCTTCGAGCAGCCGCAGCACCCGTACACCTGGGGTCTGCTCGGTTCCATGCCCCGCATCGACCGGGAGACCTCCGACCGGCTCATCCCCGTCAAGGGGCAGCCGCCGAGCCTCATCAACGTCCCCTCGGGCTGCGCCTTCCACCCGCGCTGCCCGTACGCGGACATCCCCAAGGGCGACGTCACCCGTACCGTGCGCCCGGAGCTCCAGCAGGTCGCCGGCGGGCACTTCTCCGCCTGCCACCTCTCGCCGGAGGACCGTACGCGGATCTGGACCGAAGAGATTGCGCCGAAGCTGTGAGCGAGACGAAGAAACCTGAGGCGTCGACCGCTGCGGCGGCTTCCGACGAGCGCGAGGTCCTGCTCAAGGTCGAGGGCCTGGTCAAGCACTTCCCCATCAAGAAGGGGATCCTGCAGCGTCAGGTCGGCGCGGTCAAAGCCGTCGACGGCATCGACTTCGAGGTGCGCAAGGGCGAGACCCTCGGCGTGGTCGGCGAGTCGGGCTGCGGCAAGTCGACCATGGGCCGGGTCATCACCCGCCTCCAGGAACCGACCGCCGGCTCGATCCACTTCGAGGGCCAGGACATCACCCGGCTGAGCGCCGCCGGGATGCGTCCGCTGCGGCGGGACATCCAGATGATCTTCCAGGACCCCTATGGCTCCCTGAACCCGCGTCACACCATCGGCTCGATCGTCTCGGCGCCCTTCCGGCTCCAGGGCGTCGAGCCCGAGGGCGGGGTGAAGAAGGAGGTCCAGGGCCTTCTGGAGCTGGTGGGCCTGAGCCCCGAGCACTTCAACCGCTACCCGCACGAGTTCTCCGGCGGCCAGCGCCAGCGCATCGGTATCGCCCGCGCGCTCGCCCTGAAGCCGAAGCTGGTCGTGGCGGACGAGCCGGTGTCCGCGCTGGACGTGTCGATCCAGGCGCAGGTCGTGAACCTGATGGACGACCTCCAGAAGGAACTCGGCCTGACCTACGTGATCATCGCGCACGACCTCTCCGTCGTACGCCATGTCTCGGACCGGATCGCGGTGATGTACCTCGGCAAGATCGTCGAACTCTCGGACCGGTCCTCCCTGTACGAGGCGCCGATGCACCCGTACACCAAGGCCCTGATGTCGGCGGTGCCGGTTCCGGACCCCAAGCGCCGGGGCACCAAGAGCGAGCGCATCCTGCTCAAGGGCGATGTCCCGTCGCCCATCGCGCCGCCGAGCGGCTGCCGTTTCCACACCCGGTGCTGGAAGGCGACGGAGATCTGCAGGACGACCGAGCCGCCGCTCCTGGAGCTGAAGCCCGGCCAGCAGGTCGCCTGCCACCACCCGGAGAACGCCGAGGACCAGGCCCCGCAGGACACGGTGCTGCTGTCGGCGGCGAGGGAGGCGGTGGAGCTGGTGACTCCGGCCGGCCCGCGGACGAAGACGGACGACGCCCCCACCGCACCGCCGGAGGCGGAAGCGGAAGACGACCGTCAGGAGTCAACTGACAAGTAAGGCATGACGAGTTGGCAAAGTCATGCACATGCTCGAACGGGAGAGCGCAGAGTCGTCCGTGTCCGTCTTGTCCGACCGGCACACGCTCGAAAGGGACGACTCATGGCACTCTCCCGTTCGGCACGTTTAGGGGCCGTCGCCACCGCGGCGGCCTCCTTCCTCGTCATCGCCGCTTCCTCCGCTCCGGCCCCCGGCGCCGACGGCATCGGTGACTCCTACTTCCCGCAGCTGGGCAACGGCGGCTTCGACGCCCGCCACTACGCCCTCGACCTCGCGTACAACCCCGACACCGACCGCCTCGACGGCCGAACGACCATCACCGCCCGCGCCACCCAGAACCTCTCGTCCTTCGATCTCGACCTCCAGGAGCTGGAGGTCACACGGGTCGAAGTGAACGGCAGACGCGCCCAGTTCACGCGCGACGGCGACGAGATCCGCATCACGCCCCGCGGCCACCTGTCCAAAGGACGGGACTTCAGGGTCGCCGTCACCTACGGCGGGGTGCCCGAGCCGCTGGGCGGGCCCATCGTCTTCGGCTCCAGCTACGGGTGGATGAAGACAGGCGACGGCGTCTTCGTCGCCTGCGAACCCAACGCCGCCTCCACCTGGTTCCCGTCCAGCGACCACCCTTCCGACAAGGCCGCCTTCGACATCCGGATCAAGGCGCCGAAGGGGCTGACCGCCGTCTCCAACGGCCGGCTGGTCTCGACGTACGACAAGGGCGGCTCGACGTACACGCACTGGCGCGAGAAGAAGCAGATGGCGACCTACCTCGCCACGGCGACCATCGGGAAGTTCGACGTGAAGACGGGTGTCACACCCGGTGGGACGCCGATCTACGTCGCCATCGACCCGGTGCTCGCGAACAGCAACAACGTCGACGTGTACGCGGTGACCGCCGAGGCCACCGACTACTGGTCGAAGGTCTTCGGGCCCTATCCGTTCGAGGAGACCGGCGCGATAGTCGACGACATGCCGGCTGCCGGGTTCTCGCTGGAGACGCAGACGAAGCCGGTCTACTCGGCCGTGCGCAACGAGACGACCATCGTGCACGAGCTGGCCCACCAGTGGTTCGGCGACTCCGTGTCGACCGAGCGCTGGAAGGACATCTGGCTCAACGAGGGCTTCGCGACCTACTCCCAGTGGCTGTGGGCCGAGTACAAGGGCACCCGCTCGGCGCACGACTCCTTCCTCGCCGGGTACAACGCCCGCCCCGACACCAGCGCCTTCTGGCAGATCGTCGTCGGCGATCCGCAGCGCGACACCATGTTCGCCTCGGCGGTCTACCAGCGCGGCGCGATGACCCTCCAGGTGCTCCGCGAACGCATCGGCGACGCCGCCTTCTTCAAGCTCCTGCCCACCTGGACCAGGCTCCACCGGTACGGCAACGCGAACACGGACGACTTCGTCCGGCTCGCGGAGAAGATCAGCGGGAAGCAGCTCGACGACCTTTTCCAGACCTGGCTCTTCACCACCGGTAAGCCTGCCATCTAAGAGGTCTCGCGCGTCTGGCCTTGCTTTGTAAGGTGCACAACCATTTTCGGGTAAGAATACGGGGGTGATTCAGCAGCTCTTCAGCCCTTCCGTCCAGCACACCCTGGACCTCGTCGGCATCTTCGTCTTCGCGATCTCCGGCGCCCTGCTGGCCGTCCGGAAGAACTTCGACGTCTTCGGGATCGCCGTACTCGCCGAGGTCACCGCGCTGGGCGGCGGGCTGCTGCGCGATCTGGTCATCGGGGCGGTGCCCCCGGCGGCGTTCACGGATCTCGGGTACTTCCTGACGCCGCTGCTCGCCGCCCTGCTCGTCTTCTTCCTCCACCCGGAGGTGGAGCGCATCCAGGCGGGGGTGAACGTCTTCGACGCGGCGGGGCTCGGACTGTTCTGTGTCACCGGCACGGTGAAGGCGTACGACTACGGTCTCGGTCTCACCGCCTCCGCCGCCCTCGGTCTCGCGACGGCCGTGGGCGGCGGAGTGCTGCGTGACGTACTCGCCAACGAGGTTCCCTCGCTGCTGCGTTGGGACCGTGACCTGTACGCGGTCCCGGCGATCGTCGGCTCCGCGCTGGTCGTCCTCTGCATCCGCTACGACGTGCTCAACCCGTTCACCAGCGGGTTCGCGGTCGTCACGGCTTTCGTTCTGCGGCTGCTCGCGATGCGGTTCCACTGGCGAGCGCCGCGCGCGTGGCACCGGCGGTCGACGGCTCGTGAGGACGAGTCCGTGCGGTAGGGGAGCCGGCCGCCTTGTCACCGCCCGCGTCGAACTGCTGGGTCAGCCAGCGGAACACCGTGGTGATCTGGGGCCGCCACAGCGCCATGTTGTGGCCGCCGTCGCTGCGCGGCAGGTACACCACGTCCACCGCCGTCGGCGCCTTCGCCACCTTCTGCAGGGCGAGACCGGCCTCGTAGCCGTCGCCGGACTCGCCCGACACGTAGAGCGCGACGGCGGGAGCGACGCGGTCGTGCTTGAGGATCAGATACGGGTTGTTCGCGGCCCTCAGCTGCGGCGTCCGGGCGGCCAGTGAGAGGGGTTCCCCGGCCGGGTCGTTGTAGCCGGACATGGACACCGCGGCCCGGTAGCGGTCCGGGTGTGCGACGGCGAGCTTCGTCGCGCAGTGCGCTCCGGCCGAATATCCGGCGACGGCCCAGCCGCCCGGCCCGCCCTCGGCGCGGAAGTTGTCCGTGACCATCTTCGGTACGTCGACACTGAGCCAGGTGTCCGCGTTGACCCGGCCGGCGATGTTGGCGCAGCCCGTGTCCGCGTCGGCGATGAGGGTCGTGCGCGGCGACACCAGGATGAAGGGCGTGATCTGGCCGCTCTTCATCAGCGGCAGCAGTTGCTGGGGCGCGTGCAGCGAGCCGAACCAGGACTTCGCCGAGCCCGGGTAGCCCGGCAGCAGCTCGACGACCGGGAACCGGCGGTGCCGGTAGGCGGCCTGGTGGTACTGCGGTGGCAGCCAGACGTAGACCTCGGCGTCGACGCCCGAGACCTGGCCCTTGAGGTCGGTGACGTCGACGCCGCCCGCCGCGTGCATGCCAGGACCGTCGGCCTCGCGGAACGTCTGCTTCACCTTCGGCAGTCTGCGCAGCGAGATGCCGCCGGTGCCGTCGGGGCCGAGGTCGGCGGCGGCCTGGACATGGTCGCCCGTGCCGAGGAGGTCGCCCCAGTTGTCGTACAGGTTGTTGGAGTTGTTCACCAGCAGGAACACCAGGGTGACCGCCGTGGCCTGGGCGAACAGCACCATCAGCAGCCGGGCGGCGCCACGCACGAGCGCGGGCCCGCGTACCCGGGACCAGAGGGCGAGGGGCAGCAGTACGGCGACGGCGACGAGCGCGATCGTCGTGAGGAGGAACGGCGTACCGGTGAGGCTCATGTCTGGGAGGAGGACGATCCGGCGCCGGAGGTCACGGCGGCGGACGAACCCTTACCCAAGACATTCCGGGCACTTACCAAGGAGCGAATTCCACCCGTCCGAAAAAAGCTACCGCTTAGTATTCCCCTGCTGTACCGTTCACGTATGCCAGAAGCAGCCTCCGCCCAGACCGCGCGAGCCACCATCGGCGACAGCGAGTTCGACCGCGACACCGCCGTCACCCGGCGCGCGACCGGTGTCTACGACACCGAGCTCTCCGCCGGCTGGACCATCATCAACGCCGTCAACGGCGGCTATCTGCTGGCGGTGCTGGGCCGCGCCCTCGCGGACGCCCTCCCGCACGGCGACCCGTTCAGTGTCTCCGCGCACTACCTCACCGCGTCCCGTCCGGGCCCGGCGGTCGTCCGCACGGACGTGGTCCGCACCGGACGCTCACTGTCGACCGGCACGGCCTCTCTCTTCCAGTACGACGACGAGGGCCAGGAGGTCGAGCGGATCCGTGTCCTCGCCTCCTACGGCGACCTGGACACCCTTCCCGACGACGTCCGCACGACCGCCGAGCCGCCCGCGCTGCCGCCCATGGACCAGTGCTTCGGCCCGCAGGACGCGCCCGCCCCCGTCCCCGGCAGCTCCGCCATCGCCGACCGGCTGATGCTCAAGCTCGACCCGGCCACCCTCGGCTGGGCGCTCGGCGCGCCCTCGGGCAAGGGGGAGATGCGGTCCTGGTTCGGGCTCGCCGACGGCCGTGACGCCGACCCGCTCGCGCTGCTCCTCGCGGTCGACGCGCTGCCGCCGACCGCGTTCGAGATCGGCCTGTCCGGCTGGGTCCCGACGGTCGAGCTGACCGTGCATGTGCGCTGTCGGCCCGCCCCGGGGCCGTTGCGGGTCTCGATCACGACCCGCAACCTGGCCGGCGGCTTCCTGGAGGAGGACGCCGAGGTCTGGGACAGCGCGGACCGACTCGTCGCCCAGTCACGGCAGTTGGCGAGCGTACGGCTCGGATGAGGGCCGCGCGACGGCTTCCGTCACGGACCTGTATCAGCGGGTAGTTGGCACTCCGGAGAGAAATCGCAGGTCAGGCGCTTCCTTGTAGGCGCGCTTTACCTGACGCACAGGCAGTGAACAGGGCGTGCTCAAGAAAGCACCAGGTGTCGTTGATTCGATGCCCGCCTCGGCACTCCCTCATCTTTCCTGCATCTTTCCTGGAGTTGTTTCTCATGAAGCGTGTGCGTCTCGTCCCCGCCGTGGCCCTGCTGGCGCTGTCCCCGCTGATGCTCACCGCCTGCGGTTCCGGTGACTCCTCGACCTCGAACAGCGGCAACTCCGGTACCTCCGGGCAGAGTTGCCAGGCCCCGTCCGGCGCTCCCTCGGGTGCGCCAAGTGGTGCCCCGTCCGGTGCGCCGACCGACGGCACCTCAGGGGCTCCCTCCGGTCGGCCGACCGGCGCGGCTCCGTCCGGAGCGCCCTCGGGCATGCCGTCCGGCGGTCCCGGCGGTGGTGGCGGCCAGGGTGGCGGCGGTGGTCAGGGCGGCGGCTGTGGCGGTGGCCCCGGCGGCGGCCAGGGTGGCCAGGGCCAGCAGGCTCAGCAGCAGGGCTGACGGCGCGGGGGCCATGGGCCCCGCGGGTACGACATGGGCGGCGCGCTCGACGGACGGGCGCGCCGCCCACGTGTGTTCCGGGTGTGTTCCGCCGGGATCAGGCCAGCCAGTGTCCGCGGCCGATGGCGATCAGGCGCATCCGACGGGTCGCCAGGTGCGCCACCTCCTCGCGCCGCGCCGCCGGGGCGTCCAGCGTCTCCAGGAACTGGGAGGCCGTCACCAGCATCTGGTCGACGTACAGGCCCGCCAGCATCAGCAGGTCCTCCTCCGTCCAGCCCTCGGACTCGGGCTGTTCGGCGAGCGCGTCCCGCACCTCCTCGGCGAACCGGGCCAGTTGGTCGCGGATGGCCTCGCGGACCGGCTGGACCCCGCCGTGCCGCTCGCGCGCGATGAAGCGGACGTGGGCGGGCTGCGCCTGGACGTGACCGGCGATCAGGTCGACCGCGCGGACTATGCGGTCCTCGCTGTCGCCGGACCCGGAGACCGTCGTACCGATCATCGGATGGAGGCTGCCGAGCGCCTCCTCGACGAGGGCGATGCCGAGGTCGGCGGTGGAGCGGAAGTGGCGGTAGAAGGCGGTCGGGGCGACGCCCACGGCGCGGGTGACCTCACGCAGACCGAGGCTGCTCAGGCTCTGGTCCTCCAACAGGCCGAGCGCCGCGTCCAGGAGCGCCTGCCGGGTCTTCTGCTTCTGGACCTGTCGGATGCCGAGGGTGTGACTCATGCCATGCAGTTAACAACTGTTCTCTGTAATTGAAAAGCCGGGAGACGCGCTAGACTCAGGAGTCAGTGAACAAGTGTTACTACAAGCGTTCACTGAAATGTAACGAACGAAAGGGATCTCCTCCCATGTTCATCCTCGTGGCCGTCCTTCTGCTGCTGGGCATGGTGCTGGGCACCGTCGCCCATCTCCCGGTCTCGTTCACCGTCCTGGCCGCTGCCGGCATCGCCGCCTGGCTCGCCGTCTTCGCGCTCCGTGAGCGCCTCGCCCGTCGGAGCTGATCACCATGCAACTCACCGCATCGGCCACCGGCCGTACCGAGAGCACCGCCCCCCGCGACGCCGACGGCATGGCCGTCGCGTCCTTCGTCCTCGGCCTGCTGGGGCTGCTGGTCCTCAACGTCGTCCTCGGCCCGGTCGCCATCACGCTGGCCGCCGTCGCCCTCTGGCGCGGCACGAAGAGGCCCGGCCGCGCCGTGCTCGGCCTCGGTCTCGGCGTCGCCGACCTGGTCGTACTGGTCACCCTCATGGAGATGGACAACTCCGTCTCGTGGAGCTTCTGACCACCGCCCCGGAAGGTCAGGCGTGCCGTGAGCGGTAGAGCGCGGCCTTCGCCCGGTTGCCGCAGCGCGTCATGTCGCACCAGCGCCGCGAGCCGCGGTGGGACCGGTCGACGTACAGCCGGGTGCACGTGGGTGCCGCGCACTCCTTCACCTGCTCCGGCGTGCCGGTGATCAGCTCGACCGCGTCACGGGCCAGCGTCGACAGGACGGCCCCGATCGTGCCGTGGCGTACGACAGCGCCGTCGGGCAGCAGTTCGCAGCGCACCGGGTTACGGCCGGCGGCGCGGTTGACGACGGCGCAGTCCTCGAGGGCGAACGGGGATCCGTCGGTCGAGGCGACCACCAGCCGGTAGATCGCCTCGCGCAGGTGCAGTGCCGTGGCCAGGTCGGCCCTGGTCGCCGACGCGGGGGAGTCCAGGGTTCCGGAGGCGACCGCCCAGTCGGTGAGGTCGGCCGGTGCGGTGAGCAGGTCCAGCGCGTCGTCGCGTCGGCTCTGGACCGTCCCGACGAAGTCGAGAGCCGCGCTGCCGCTGACGAATGCGAACTTCATGCCCCGAGAGTAACCGCAGGCGTAACCGCATTGACTGGTTCGCCGGGCGCCCATAGGGTCTGAGTAACCTGATTGGCCGGTTACTTCTTGATGGGGGCACCCCGTGGCGGACCGCGACCACCTGGAACTCGCCGAGGTCGAGGCCGGGGCCGAGGCGGATGCCGGGTCCCGCACCGCGGTGGACGCCGCCGCGCCGACGCGGGCCACCGCGGCGATCCCCGCCGTCTTCGTGGTCCTCTGGAGCAGCGCCTTCGTCGCGGCGGTCATCGGCACCGACGCCGCCCCGCCCCTGCTCCTGACGTTCTCCCGCTTCGCCGTCGCCGGTGTCCTGCTGGCGATCGTCGCCCTGGCCGCCAAGGTGCCCTGGCCCAGGGGCCGGATGCTGCTCCATGTGATCGTCGTCGGTCTGCTGATGCAGGCGGTGCAGTTCGGCGCCTTCTACACGGCCATCGGCGCGGGCCTGCCCGGCGGTGTCGTCGCGCTCGTCCAGGGCTTCAACCCCGTACTCATCGCCCTGCTGGCCGGGTTCCTGCTGGGTGAGGAGATCACCGGGAGGCAGTGGCTCGGCTTCGCCATCGGTGGCGCGGGGGTCGCGCTCGCCGTCGCCGGGGCGTTGCACTTCTCCACCGGAGCCATCGTGCTGTCCTTCGTCGGTCTGCTCGGCCTGAGCGTCGGCACGGTCTACCAGAAGCGCTACACGCAGGGCGTGGACGTCCGCAGCGGTACCGCCGTGCACTTCCTCGCGGGCGCCCCGGTGATGGGCGTGCTGACCCTGACCCTGGAGGACCCCGAGGTCACCGACTGGGGTGCCTTCGGCGGCGCGCTGGCCTGGATCGTGCTGATCAACTCGGTGGGCACGTTCCTGCTGCTCAACTTCATGCTCAAGAAGCAGAGCGCCAGCCGCGTCGGCACCCTCTTCTTTCTGACCCCGGCCGTCACCGCCCTGCTCGCCTGGATCGTCATCGGCCAGACGCTGAGCCTGTCGGCGATCATCGGCCTGCTCCTGGGCGGCGCCGGCGTACTGCTCGCGGCCCGCAAATAGCGCGGGCGGCAACGGGGTTGCCTTCTTCGTCCAGGCTCCTCAGGGCGGCGTTCGCCCAGGGAGCCGCCTCTTCGCCGACGGCACGAAGGCCGCGGCGCGGCGCGTCCCGCACGACGAACTGCCGGGCCCCGCCGGTCCAGGTGCCGCAACACGGGATGCGCGCACCTCACACGGACGAGGCGGGGCCGGAAAGGACTCGGCCGTGGGCGGGTCACCGGGGCGCCGTAGAATCACGGCACCATGGCATACCTCGACCACGCCGCGACCACCCCGATGCTTCCGGAGGCGGTCGAGGCAATGACCGCGCAACTGGGCGTCACCGGTAACGCCTCCTCACTCCACGCGGCCGGCCGCAGGGCCAGGCGCACG contains these protein-coding regions:
- a CDS encoding ABC transporter permease, coding for MISYILRRTFAAVILLLVVTAVTFAIFFLLPRLAGQTADQLAQQYIGKSPSAADIAAVKSNLGLDDPLYLQYWHFIKGIVSGATYDLGPTTTHCNAPCFGYSFKTHVEVWPQLTSRLPVTISLAAGAAVMWLVSGVAIGVISALKPGSVFDRSFMGVALAGVSLPMFFTGNLALLLFTYQWPIFGRTYVPFTENPAQWANTLFPAWCSLALLYSAIYARLTRSGMLETMNEDFIRTARAKGLRERKVVVRHGLRAALTPIITVFGMDLGLLLGGALITETVFSLHGVGEYAVQGIKDNDLPPILGVTLLAALFVVVANLLVDLLYAAADPRVRLS
- a CDS encoding ABC transporter ATP-binding protein gives rise to the protein MTPLSANGTAVGEPSPSNAPSAFLEVRDLKVHFPTDDGLVKSVDGLSFQLEKGKTLSIVGESGSGKSVTSLAIMGLHRLGARGKNVRMSGEIWLDGKELVGADPDEVRKLRGREMAMIFQDPLSAMHPYYTIGNQIVEAYRVHHDVSKKVARTRAIEMLDRVGIPEPAKRVDGYPHEFSGGMRQRAMIAMALVNNPELLIADEPTTALDVTVQAQILDLIRDLQKEFGSAVVLITHDLGVVAEIADEVLVMYGGRCVERGPVDEIFEQPQHPYTWGLLGSMPRIDRETSDRLIPVKGQPPSLINVPSGCAFHPRCPYADIPKGDVTRTVRPELQQVAGGHFSACHLSPEDRTRIWTEEIAPKL
- a CDS encoding ABC transporter ATP-binding protein codes for the protein MSETKKPEASTAAAASDEREVLLKVEGLVKHFPIKKGILQRQVGAVKAVDGIDFEVRKGETLGVVGESGCGKSTMGRVITRLQEPTAGSIHFEGQDITRLSAAGMRPLRRDIQMIFQDPYGSLNPRHTIGSIVSAPFRLQGVEPEGGVKKEVQGLLELVGLSPEHFNRYPHEFSGGQRQRIGIARALALKPKLVVADEPVSALDVSIQAQVVNLMDDLQKELGLTYVIIAHDLSVVRHVSDRIAVMYLGKIVELSDRSSLYEAPMHPYTKALMSAVPVPDPKRRGTKSERILLKGDVPSPIAPPSGCRFHTRCWKATEICRTTEPPLLELKPGQQVACHHPENAEDQAPQDTVLLSAAREAVELVTPAGPRTKTDDAPTAPPEAEAEDDRQESTDK
- a CDS encoding M1 family metallopeptidase gives rise to the protein MALSRSARLGAVATAAASFLVIAASSAPAPGADGIGDSYFPQLGNGGFDARHYALDLAYNPDTDRLDGRTTITARATQNLSSFDLDLQELEVTRVEVNGRRAQFTRDGDEIRITPRGHLSKGRDFRVAVTYGGVPEPLGGPIVFGSSYGWMKTGDGVFVACEPNAASTWFPSSDHPSDKAAFDIRIKAPKGLTAVSNGRLVSTYDKGGSTYTHWREKKQMATYLATATIGKFDVKTGVTPGGTPIYVAIDPVLANSNNVDVYAVTAEATDYWSKVFGPYPFEETGAIVDDMPAAGFSLETQTKPVYSAVRNETTIVHELAHQWFGDSVSTERWKDIWLNEGFATYSQWLWAEYKGTRSAHDSFLAGYNARPDTSAFWQIVVGDPQRDTMFASAVYQRGAMTLQVLRERIGDAAFFKLLPTWTRLHRYGNANTDDFVRLAEKISGKQLDDLFQTWLFTTGKPAI
- a CDS encoding trimeric intracellular cation channel family protein, whose product is MIQQLFSPSVQHTLDLVGIFVFAISGALLAVRKNFDVFGIAVLAEVTALGGGLLRDLVIGAVPPAAFTDLGYFLTPLLAALLVFFLHPEVERIQAGVNVFDAAGLGLFCVTGTVKAYDYGLGLTASAALGLATAVGGGVLRDVLANEVPSLLRWDRDLYAVPAIVGSALVVLCIRYDVLNPFTSGFAVVTAFVLRLLAMRFHWRAPRAWHRRSTAREDESVR
- a CDS encoding alpha/beta hydrolase, with amino-acid sequence MSLTGTPFLLTTIALVAVAVLLPLALWSRVRGPALVRGAARLLMVLFAQATAVTLVFLLVNNSNNLYDNWGDLLGTGDHVQAAADLGPDGTGGISLRRLPKVKQTFREADGPGMHAAGGVDVTDLKGQVSGVDAEVYVWLPPQYHQAAYRHRRFPVVELLPGYPGSAKSWFGSLHAPQQLLPLMKSGQITPFILVSPRTTLIADADTGCANIAGRVNADTWLSVDVPKMVTDNFRAEGGPGGWAVAGYSAGAHCATKLAVAHPDRYRAAVSMSGYNDPAGEPLSLAARTPQLRAANNPYLILKHDRVAPAVALYVSGESGDGYEAGLALQKVAKAPTAVDVVYLPRSDGGHNMALWRPQITTVFRWLTQQFDAGGDKAAGSPTARTRPHEPSTAGATRAALASGTASRAAAERKP
- a CDS encoding thioesterase family protein, whose amino-acid sequence is MPEAASAQTARATIGDSEFDRDTAVTRRATGVYDTELSAGWTIINAVNGGYLLAVLGRALADALPHGDPFSVSAHYLTASRPGPAVVRTDVVRTGRSLSTGTASLFQYDDEGQEVERIRVLASYGDLDTLPDDVRTTAEPPALPPMDQCFGPQDAPAPVPGSSAIADRLMLKLDPATLGWALGAPSGKGEMRSWFGLADGRDADPLALLLAVDALPPTAFEIGLSGWVPTVELTVHVRCRPAPGPLRVSITTRNLAGGFLEEDAEVWDSADRLVAQSRQLASVRLG
- a CDS encoding TetR family transcriptional regulator, whose amino-acid sequence is MSHTLGIRQVQKQKTRQALLDAALGLLEDQSLSSLGLREVTRAVGVAPTAFYRHFRSTADLGIALVEEALGSLHPMIGTTVSGSGDSEDRIVRAVDLIAGHVQAQPAHVRFIARERHGGVQPVREAIRDQLARFAEEVRDALAEQPESEGWTEEDLLMLAGLYVDQMLVTASQFLETLDAPAARREEVAHLATRRMRLIAIGRGHWLA
- a CDS encoding DUF4190 domain-containing protein; this translates as MQLTASATGRTESTAPRDADGMAVASFVLGLLGLLVLNVVLGPVAITLAAVALWRGTKRPGRAVLGLGLGVADLVVLVTLMEMDNSVSWSF
- a CDS encoding CGNR zinc finger domain-containing protein; translation: MKFAFVSGSAALDFVGTVQSRRDDALDLLTAPADLTDWAVASGTLDSPASATRADLATALHLREAIYRLVVASTDGSPFALEDCAVVNRAAGRNPVRCELLPDGAVVRHGTIGAVLSTLARDAVELITGTPEQVKECAAPTCTRLYVDRSHRGSRRWCDMTRCGNRAKAALYRSRHA
- a CDS encoding DMT family transporter: MADRDHLELAEVEAGAEADAGSRTAVDAAAPTRATAAIPAVFVVLWSSAFVAAVIGTDAAPPLLLTFSRFAVAGVLLAIVALAAKVPWPRGRMLLHVIVVGLLMQAVQFGAFYTAIGAGLPGGVVALVQGFNPVLIALLAGFLLGEEITGRQWLGFAIGGAGVALAVAGALHFSTGAIVLSFVGLLGLSVGTVYQKRYTQGVDVRSGTAVHFLAGAPVMGVLTLTLEDPEVTDWGAFGGALAWIVLINSVGTFLLLNFMLKKQSASRVGTLFFLTPAVTALLAWIVIGQTLSLSAIIGLLLGGAGVLLAARK